One Oscillospiraceae bacterium genomic region harbors:
- the hisS gene encoding histidine--tRNA ligase: protein MKTQPLKGMRDLLPREQALRDYIQGQILATYRAAGFQRISTPILEDMENLDKSDGGDNLNLIFKVLKRGDKLEAALRSGDEKQLSDMGLRYDLTLPLSRYYAANRSELPSPFKVIQTDRVYRAERPQKGRLREFVQCDIDILGDSSPNAEVELIDVTARALLKIGFTGFTVNINDRRILRAMLQKMGFAEEQLDSVCISFDKMDKIGSEGVKNELTEKGFAAEAVTALDDFLRAGDFSLDTVAAKVDDEALTADLRYVIATSEKIANGRYGIAYAPSLVRGQGYYTGMVFEVTCPQFSGAVAGGGRYDNMVGKFIGQQVPAVGFSIGFERVCGILLEQGYQIPGAKPHLALLYLKDADFAAVLAKAETLRADYDVTVLPQAKKLGKQFGTLEASGYNAVAFADNDDIKVLGQKAE, encoded by the coding sequence ATGAAAACCCAGCCGTTAAAAGGTATGCGCGACCTGCTGCCCCGTGAGCAGGCCCTGCGCGATTATATCCAGGGCCAGATCCTGGCCACCTACCGCGCCGCAGGCTTCCAGCGCATCTCCACCCCCATTCTGGAGGACATGGAGAACCTGGACAAGAGCGACGGCGGCGACAACCTGAACCTGATTTTCAAGGTCCTCAAGCGTGGCGACAAGCTGGAAGCTGCCCTGCGCAGCGGCGATGAAAAGCAGCTGAGCGATATGGGCCTGCGCTACGACCTGACCCTGCCCCTCTCCCGCTACTACGCCGCCAACCGCAGCGAGCTGCCCAGCCCGTTCAAAGTCATCCAGACCGACCGCGTCTACCGCGCCGAGCGCCCCCAGAAGGGCCGTCTGCGGGAGTTCGTCCAGTGTGACATTGACATTTTGGGCGATTCTTCCCCCAACGCCGAGGTCGAGCTGATCGACGTGACCGCCCGCGCCCTGCTGAAGATCGGCTTCACCGGCTTTACCGTCAACATCAACGACCGCCGTATCCTGCGCGCCATGCTGCAGAAGATGGGCTTTGCCGAGGAGCAGCTGGATTCCGTCTGCATCAGCTTTGACAAGATGGACAAGATCGGCTCCGAGGGCGTGAAGAACGAGCTGACCGAGAAGGGCTTTGCCGCCGAGGCCGTCACTGCGCTGGACGACTTCCTGCGCGCGGGCGATTTCAGTCTGGACACCGTCGCCGCCAAGGTGGACGATGAGGCCCTGACCGCCGACCTGCGCTATGTGATTGCCACCAGCGAAAAGATTGCCAACGGCCGGTACGGCATCGCCTACGCCCCCAGCCTGGTGCGCGGCCAGGGCTACTACACCGGCATGGTGTTCGAGGTCACCTGCCCGCAGTTCAGTGGCGCGGTGGCCGGCGGCGGCCGGTACGACAACATGGTGGGCAAGTTCATCGGCCAGCAGGTGCCCGCCGTGGGCTTCTCCATCGGTTTTGAGCGTGTCTGCGGCATTTTGCTGGAGCAGGGCTACCAGATCCCCGGTGCCAAGCCGCACCTGGCGCTGCTCTACCTGAAAGACGCCGACTTTGCCGCCGTGCTGGCCAAGGCCGAGACCCTGCGTGCCGACTATGATGTGACCGTGCTGCCCCAGGCCAAGAAGCTAGGCAAGCAGTTCGGCACGCTGGAAGCCTCCGGCTACAACGCCGTTGCCTTTGCCGACAACGATGACATCAAAGTTCTTGGGCAGAAAGCCGAATAA
- a CDS encoding DUF4349 domain-containing protein, translating to MKKHFRVSTALLAAVLLAGCGSISSKDGGYYATESPSAEGAYDTAAGAANSSIVPEELPDSTDETAQKIIYNADINMESTDFDAARDTLLAAVDDCGAWMEYSSLSGDAKDHDRYAYYTVRVPVENYRTFLAAVGEAGSVLDLSETAENITSSYIDVQARLSALEAQRERLNALADQAETTADLLEIESQLSDVQYQLENYTRQLKNMDQQVSYSTVDIRLSEVATLTPTGTTFGERVADAFAGGWHGFVAFLQGFVLAVIYLWPVLLVVGIIVALAVTLTKRRRKNHPKPVKPAAPAKPAEYTPQSTNDEPKPKY from the coding sequence ATGAAAAAACATTTCCGCGTATCCACTGCCCTGCTGGCGGCTGTATTGCTGGCAGGCTGCGGCAGCATCAGCAGTAAGGACGGCGGCTATTACGCCACCGAATCCCCCAGCGCAGAGGGCGCCTACGATACCGCCGCCGGGGCAGCCAACAGCAGCATCGTGCCCGAGGAGCTGCCCGATTCCACCGACGAGACCGCGCAGAAAATCATTTACAACGCCGACATCAACATGGAATCCACCGATTTCGACGCCGCGCGGGACACCCTGCTGGCGGCGGTGGACGATTGCGGCGCGTGGATGGAATACTCCAGCCTGAGCGGCGACGCGAAGGACCACGACCGCTACGCCTACTACACGGTGCGGGTGCCGGTGGAAAACTACCGCACGTTTTTGGCCGCCGTGGGCGAGGCGGGCAGTGTGCTGGACCTCAGCGAGACCGCCGAGAACATCACCAGCAGCTACATTGACGTACAGGCCCGGCTGAGTGCGCTGGAGGCCCAGCGCGAGCGGCTGAACGCCCTGGCCGACCAGGCCGAGACCACCGCCGACCTGCTGGAGATCGAGAGCCAGCTTTCCGACGTGCAGTACCAGCTGGAAAACTACACCCGACAGCTGAAAAACATGGACCAGCAGGTCAGTTATTCCACCGTGGACATCCGCTTAAGCGAGGTTGCCACCCTGACCCCCACCGGCACCACCTTTGGTGAGCGCGTGGCCGATGCCTTTGCGGGCGGCTGGCACGGCTTTGTGGCGTTCCTCCAGGGCTTTGTGCTGGCGGTCATCTACCTGTGGCCGGTGCTGCTGGTGGTTGGCATCATCGTGGCTTTAGCCGTCACCCTGACGAAGCGCCGCCGCAAGAATCATCCCAAACCGGTGAAACCGGCAGCGCCTGCAAAGCCCGCAGAGTACACCCCGCAATCGACCAACGACGAACCGAAACCCAAATATTAA